CAGCGAGGGCGCGGGCGGTGGACACGCGCCCGACATCCTCCGGGTGGCGGGCGAGCCGAACATCCTGCCGTCCTCGACCAATCCGACCCTCCCGTACACCAAGAACTCGGTGGACGAGCTGCTGGACATGGTCATGGTCTGCCACCACCTCAGCCACGACATCCCCGAGGACGTCTCCTTCGCCGACAGCCGCGTCCGCGCCGAGACCATCGCGGCCGAGACCGTGCTCCACGACCTCGGCGTGATCAGCATGTTCTCCTCCGACTCCCAGGCCATGGGACGCGTCGGGGAGTCGTTCACCCGCGCCTTCCAGACCGCCCACCACTGCAAGGACAAGCTCGGTGTGCTGGAGGGCGACTCGGCGCGCAACGACAACCAGCGGGTGCTGCGCTACCTCGCCAAGGTGACCATCAACCCCGCCGTCGCGACCGGCATCGCCGACCACGTGGGGTCGATCGAGAAGGGCAAGATCGCCGACATCGTGCTCTGGCCCATCCACTCCTTCGGCGCCAAGCCCAAGATGGTCATCAAGGGCGGCATCATCTCCTGGGCGCAGATGGGCGATCCCAACGCCTCGCTCCCCACCCCGCAACCGGTGATCTACCGCCCCATGTTCGGGCAGTACGGCAAGGCGCAGCAGGCCACACACGTCACGTTCATGTCGCAGGCGGGCATCGCGGCGGGGGTTCCGGCCGCACTCGGCCTGGAACGCAAGGTCCTGCCCGTCCGCGGCACCCGGACCATCGGCAAGCACAACATGGTCCGCAACGACGCGCTGCCGGACATCAAGGTCGACCCGGAGACCTTCAAGGTCACCCTCGACGGCAAGGTCGCCACCATCGACCCGGCCGAGGAACTCCCTCTCAACCACCTGTACTTCCTGGTCTAGGCGATGTACCAGGAAGAGCGGGACACCGCAGGACCCGGCGTGCGGGCATCCGGTCCCGACGTGCGCGCCGGGGCGATCGAGACGCCGCTGGCACACCTGCTGGTCGGCCTCCAGCTGACCGACTCGGCCTTCCCGAGCGGCTTCTACACCCTCTCCCACAGCCTGGAGGGGTTCGCCCAGGCGCGGGCGGTGGACCCCGAGACCCTGCCCGCCCTGCTGGAGTCGCTGCTGCTCCACGGGGTCGGCCCCGCCGACGCCACCGCGCTGGCGCTCGCCCACCGCGCCACCCGGGAGGGACGGCCGGAGGACGTGGCCGCGGTGGACGAGCACCTCTTCGCCACCAAGCTGGGGCAGGAGATGCGCCGGGCCGCCACCCGGACCGGCAGACAGCTTCTCGACCTCGCCGCCGAGGTCTACGGCCGGCCGGAGATCGAGGCGTACTTCGGCCGGGTGGTACGCCGTGAGGTGCCCGGCACCCAGGCCGTGGCCGCCGGGGTCGTCTACGCCGCGACGGGGGTGCCGGTCCGCCAGGCCGTCGCCTGCGACCTGTTC
This DNA window, taken from Streptomyces griseus subsp. griseus, encodes the following:
- the ureC gene encoding urease subunit alpha, yielding MPILPRKQYTDMFGPTVGDRFHLGDTNLVVEVEKDYSEGQYGDEVLYGGGKTMRDGMAADPQATSAQGALDTVITNVVVIDPVVGVVKCDIGIKDGFIVGIGKSGNPQTQDRVDAGLIIGPGTEAIAGEHLVATAGAIDTHVHLIAPQQAEQALTNGITTLIGGGTGPSDGSNGTTCTPGPYNISRLLQAAESVPVNLGIMGKGNGSLPEALNEQVVAGACALKVHEDWGATPAVIDNALNVADEHDVQVAIHTDSLNESGFFEDTRSAIDGRTIHTFHSEGAGGGHAPDILRVAGEPNILPSSTNPTLPYTKNSVDELLDMVMVCHHLSHDIPEDVSFADSRVRAETIAAETVLHDLGVISMFSSDSQAMGRVGESFTRAFQTAHHCKDKLGVLEGDSARNDNQRVLRYLAKVTINPAVATGIADHVGSIEKGKIADIVLWPIHSFGAKPKMVIKGGIISWAQMGDPNASLPTPQPVIYRPMFGQYGKAQQATHVTFMSQAGIAAGVPAALGLERKVLPVRGTRTIGKHNMVRNDALPDIKVDPETFKVTLDGKVATIDPAEELPLNHLYFLV
- a CDS encoding urease accessory protein UreF; translated protein: MYQEERDTAGPGVRASGPDVRAGAIETPLAHLLVGLQLTDSAFPSGFYTLSHSLEGFAQARAVDPETLPALLESLLLHGVGPADATALALAHRATREGRPEDVAAVDEHLFATKLGQEMRRAATRTGRQLLDLAAEVYGRPEIEAYFGRVVRREVPGTQAVAAGVVYAATGVPVRQAVACDLFAFCASFAGAALRLRLTDHRRAQTMLHAAAPVIERTVEAALRRELADVGATAYASDIMSGRHERAEARLFAS